A window of Triplophysa dalaica isolate WHDGS20190420 chromosome 7, ASM1584641v1, whole genome shotgun sequence contains these coding sequences:
- the LOC130425934 gene encoding gastrula zinc finger protein XlCGF26.1-like isoform X2 has protein sequence MCDTKFIKEESEDMSVTDTSTMKNEDDAEQREKNVLFGKRLRSKEQLVKHIRIHTEEKPFTCPQCGKSFTNKIHLEDHMRIHTEEKPFTCVQCGKSFSRNSVLKIHMKIHTGEKPYACVQCGKSFARQDFLKNHITIHTGEKPFACFQCGKCFIYKSVLKNHMRIHTGERPYKCVQCGKSFTHGRNLDAHMRTHTGEKPYACVQCGKCFTQNATLTNHIRTHTDEKPLTCVQCGTSFKYKSHLEDHMRIHTGKPPYACVECGKSFKFKSHLEDHMTNHTGEKPFACFQCGKCFIYKSVLKKHMTNHTGERPYKCVQCGKSFTHGRNLDAHMRIHTGEKPYACVQCGKCFTQNATLTNHMRTHTDEKPFTCVQCGRSFKFKRHLEDHIRIHTGEKPFACVHCGRSFTFKRHLEDHIRTHTGERPYTCVQCGKSFTYGRNLDVHMRTHSDEKPYACVQCGKSFTQKSSLNVHMRIHTGEKPYACVQCGKSFTYKSVLEKHMGLHAEEIITMAPVGVTFF, from the exons ATGTGTGACACAAAATTCATTAAAGAGGAGAGTGAAGACATGAGTGTTACAGACACCAGCACAatgaaaaatgaagatgatgCAGAACAAAGAG aaaaaaatgttctttttggAAAGAGATTAAGAAGTAAAGAGCAGCTTGTGAAGCACATAAGAATCCACACTGAAGAAAAGCCATTCACctgccctcagtgtggaaagagtttcacaaacAAAATTCATCTAGAGGACCACATGAGAATACACACTGAAGAAAAGCCAttcacatgtgttcagtgtggaaagagtttttcaAGAAATAGTGTTCTTAAGATCCACATGAAAATTCACACGGGAGAAAAGCCGTatgcatgtgttcagtgtggaaagagtttcgcAAGACAAGATTTTCTTAAGAACCACATAacaattcacactggagaaaagccattTGCATGTTTTCAGTGTGGAAAGTGTTTCATATACAAAAGTGTTCTCAAGAACCACATGAGAATACACACTGGAGAACGTCCATACaaatgtgttcagtgtggaaagagtttcacacacgGAAGGAATCTAGATGCccacatgagaactcacactggagaaaagccgtatgcatgtgttcagtgtggaaagtgtTTCACCCAAAACGCTACTCTTACGAACCACATCAGAACTCACACTGATGAAAAGCCATtgacatgtgttcagtgtggaactAGTTTCAAATACAAAAGTCATCTAGAGgaccacatgagaattcacactggaaaGCCGCCGTACGCATGTGttgagtgtggaaagagtttcaaatTCAAAAGTCATCTAGAGGACCACATGACAaatcacactggagaaaagccattTGCATGTTTTCAGTGTGGAAAGTGTTTCATATACAAAAGTGTTCTTAAGAAGCACATGACAAATCACACTGGAGAACGTCCATACaaatgtgttcagtgtggaaagagtttcacacacgGAAGGAATCTAGATgcccacatgagaattcacactggagaaaagccgtatgcatgtgttcagtgtggaaagtgtTTCACCCAAAATGCTACTCTTACGAAccacatgagaactcacactgATGAAAAGCCAttcacatgtgttcagtgtggaaggaGTTTCAAATTCAAAAGACATCTAGAGGACCACAttagaattcacactggagaaaagccgtTTGCATGTGTTCACTGTGGAAGGAGTTTCACATTCAAAAGACATCTAGAGGACCACATtagaactcacactggagagaggccgtacacatgtgttcagtgtggaaagagtttcacatacGGAAGGAATCTAGATGTCCACATGAGAACTCACTCTGATGAAAAGCCGTatgcatgtgttcagtgtggaaagagtttcactcAAAAAAGTAGTCTAAATgtccacatgagaattcacactggagaaaagccgtatgcttgtgttcagtgtggaaagagtttcacatacAAAAGTGTTCTTGAGAAACACATGGGACTTCATGCTGAAGAGATCATAACCATGGCTCCCGTTGGCGTCACTTTTTTTTGA
- the LOC130425962 gene encoding gastrula zinc finger protein XlCGF8.2DB-like — MCDTTFIKEESEDMSVTDTSTMRNEDDAEQRDLIELGETTVSVCPHCGKRLRSEEQLVMHMRIHTEEKPFTCPQCEKSFTRKIHLEDHKRIHTGEKPFTCVQCGKSFSRKCNLEDHMRIHTGEKPYACFDCEKSFTQKSKLESHVRIHTGERPYPCVQCGKCFTQKSILNKHLRIHAGKGPYDCPQCGKSFREKNYLEEHMRIHTGEKPHVCFQCGKSFTQRNHIDVHMRTHTGERPYSCLLCKKSFAHKSVLKQHMIIHTGEWPYTCSQCERNFTRKSRLESHMRTHTGEKIHTCLQCGKGFAQNNALKKHMRVHTEEPP, encoded by the exons ATGTGTGACACAACATTCATTAAAGAGGAGAGTGAAGACATGAGTGTTACAGACACCAGCACAATGAGAAATGAAGATGATGCAGAACAAAGAG ACCTAATAGAACTGGGAGAAACAACGGTGTCAGTATGTCCTCATTGTGGAAAGAGGTTAAGAAGTGAAGAGCAGCTTGTGATGCACATGAGAATCCACACTGAAGAAAAGCCATTCACCTGccctcagtgtgaaaagagttttacaaGAAAAATTCATCTAGAGGACCACAaaagaattcacactggagaaaagccgttcacatgtgttcagtgtggaaagagtttctcAAGAAAATGTAATCTAGAGgaccacatgagaattcacactggagaaaagccgtATGCATGTTTTGAttgtgaaaagagtttcacacaaaaaagtaaGCTTGAGTCCCAtgtgagaattcacactggagaacgGCCATAcccatgtgttcagtgtggaaagtgtttcacacaaaaaagcatTCTTAATAAACACTTGAGGATTCACGCTGGAAAGGGCCCATACGactgtcctcagtgtggaaagagtttcagagaaaaaaattatcttgaggaacacatgagaattcacactggagaaaagccacatgtatgttttcagtgtggaaagagtttcactcAAAGAAACCATATAGATGTccacatgagaactcacactggagaacGGCCGTACTCTTGTCTTCtgtgtaaaaaaagttttgcgCACAAAAGTGTCCTGAAGCAACACATGataattcacactggagagtgGCCGTACACCTGTTCACAGTGTGAAAGGAACTTTACAAGAAAAAGTCGTCTTGAGTCccacatgagaactcacactggagaaaagatACACACGTGTCTGCAGTGTGGAAAAGGTTTTGCACAAAATAATGCTCTTAAGAAACACATGAGAGTTCATACTGAAGAGCCGCCATag
- the LOC130425934 gene encoding gastrula zinc finger protein XlCGF26.1-like isoform X1, with protein sequence MCDTKFIKEESEDMSVTDTSTMKNEDDAEQRDLMDFKEKNVLFGKRLRSKEQLVKHIRIHTEEKPFTCPQCGKSFTNKIHLEDHMRIHTEEKPFTCVQCGKSFSRNSVLKIHMKIHTGEKPYACVQCGKSFARQDFLKNHITIHTGEKPFACFQCGKCFIYKSVLKNHMRIHTGERPYKCVQCGKSFTHGRNLDAHMRTHTGEKPYACVQCGKCFTQNATLTNHIRTHTDEKPLTCVQCGTSFKYKSHLEDHMRIHTGKPPYACVECGKSFKFKSHLEDHMTNHTGEKPFACFQCGKCFIYKSVLKKHMTNHTGERPYKCVQCGKSFTHGRNLDAHMRIHTGEKPYACVQCGKCFTQNATLTNHMRTHTDEKPFTCVQCGRSFKFKRHLEDHIRIHTGEKPFACVHCGRSFTFKRHLEDHIRTHTGERPYTCVQCGKSFTYGRNLDVHMRTHSDEKPYACVQCGKSFTQKSSLNVHMRIHTGEKPYACVQCGKSFTYKSVLEKHMGLHAEEIITMAPVGVTFF encoded by the exons ATGTGTGACACAAAATTCATTAAAGAGGAGAGTGAAGACATGAGTGTTACAGACACCAGCACAatgaaaaatgaagatgatgCAGAACAAAGAG acCTAAtggattttaaagaaaaaaatgttctttttggAAAGAGATTAAGAAGTAAAGAGCAGCTTGTGAAGCACATAAGAATCCACACTGAAGAAAAGCCATTCACctgccctcagtgtggaaagagtttcacaaacAAAATTCATCTAGAGGACCACATGAGAATACACACTGAAGAAAAGCCAttcacatgtgttcagtgtggaaagagtttttcaAGAAATAGTGTTCTTAAGATCCACATGAAAATTCACACGGGAGAAAAGCCGTatgcatgtgttcagtgtggaaagagtttcgcAAGACAAGATTTTCTTAAGAACCACATAacaattcacactggagaaaagccattTGCATGTTTTCAGTGTGGAAAGTGTTTCATATACAAAAGTGTTCTCAAGAACCACATGAGAATACACACTGGAGAACGTCCATACaaatgtgttcagtgtggaaagagtttcacacacgGAAGGAATCTAGATGCccacatgagaactcacactggagaaaagccgtatgcatgtgttcagtgtggaaagtgtTTCACCCAAAACGCTACTCTTACGAACCACATCAGAACTCACACTGATGAAAAGCCATtgacatgtgttcagtgtggaactAGTTTCAAATACAAAAGTCATCTAGAGgaccacatgagaattcacactggaaaGCCGCCGTACGCATGTGttgagtgtggaaagagtttcaaatTCAAAAGTCATCTAGAGGACCACATGACAaatcacactggagaaaagccattTGCATGTTTTCAGTGTGGAAAGTGTTTCATATACAAAAGTGTTCTTAAGAAGCACATGACAAATCACACTGGAGAACGTCCATACaaatgtgttcagtgtggaaagagtttcacacacgGAAGGAATCTAGATgcccacatgagaattcacactggagaaaagccgtatgcatgtgttcagtgtggaaagtgtTTCACCCAAAATGCTACTCTTACGAAccacatgagaactcacactgATGAAAAGCCAttcacatgtgttcagtgtggaaggaGTTTCAAATTCAAAAGACATCTAGAGGACCACAttagaattcacactggagaaaagccgtTTGCATGTGTTCACTGTGGAAGGAGTTTCACATTCAAAAGACATCTAGAGGACCACATtagaactcacactggagagaggccgtacacatgtgttcagtgtggaaagagtttcacatacGGAAGGAATCTAGATGTCCACATGAGAACTCACTCTGATGAAAAGCCGTatgcatgtgttcagtgtggaaagagtttcactcAAAAAAGTAGTCTAAATgtccacatgagaattcacactggagaaaagccgtatgcttgtgttcagtgtggaaagagtttcacatacAAAAGTGTTCTTGAGAAACACATGGGACTTCATGCTGAAGAGATCATAACCATGGCTCCCGTTGGCGTCACTTTTTTTTGA
- the LOC130425964 gene encoding gastrula zinc finger protein XlCGF8.2DB-like has protein sequence MCDTTFIKEESEDMSVTDTSTMKNEDDAEQRDLMDFKEKTVLCGKRLRSEEQLVKHIRIHTEEKPFTCPQCGKVLTYKCHLEEHMRIHTGERPYPCVQCGKSFARNSVLKNHMKIHTGEKPYACVQCGKSFTRQNFLKNHITIHTGEKPFECFQCGKCFTYKNVLKNHMRTHTGERPYKCVQCGKSFTHGRNLDAHMRIHTGEKPYACVQCGKSFTYKSQVEAHMRIHTGERPYTCVQCGKCFTQKATLTNHMRTHTDEKPFTCVQCGRSFKFKRYLEAHMRIHTGERPYACVQCGKSFTNKSVLEKHMRLHAEERS, from the exons ATGTGTGACACAACATTCATTAAAGAGGAGAGTGAAGACATGAGTGTTACAGACACCAGCACAatgaaaaatgaagatgatgCAGAACAAAGAG acCTAAtggattttaaagaaaaaacagttcTTTGTGGAAAGAGATTAAGAAGTGAAGAGCAGCTTGTGAAGCACATAAGAATCCACACTGAAGAAAAGCCATTCACctgccctcagtgtggaaaAGTTTTAACATACAAATGTCATCTAGAGGAACACATGAGAATACACACTGGAGAGCGGCCATAcccatgtgttcagtgtggaaagagttttgcAAGAAATAGTGTTCTTAAGAACCACATGAAAATTCACACGGGAGAAAAGCCGTatgcatgtgttcagtgtggaaagagtttcacaagacaaaattttctTAAGAACCACATAacaattcacactggagaaaagccgtttgaatgttttcagtgtggaaagtgtttcacatacaaaaatgttcttaagaaccacatgagaactcacactggagaacGTCCATACaaatgtgttcagtgtggaaagagtttcacacacgGAAGGAATCTAGATgcccacatgagaattcacactggagaaaagccatacgcatgtgttcagtgtggaaagagtttcacatacAAAAGTCAAGTAGAGgcccacatgagaattcacactggagaacgtccatacacatgtgttcagtgtggaaagtgtTTCACCCAAAAAGCTACTCTTACAAAccacatgagaactcacactgATGAAAAGCCAttcacatgtgttcagtgtggaaggaGTTTCAAATTCAAAAGATATCTAGAGgcccacatgagaattcacactggagagcggccGTAcgcatgtgttcagtgtggaaagagtttcacaaacAAAAGTGTTCTTGAGAAACACATGAGACTTCATGCTGAAGAGAGATCATAA